The following are encoded together in the Methylorubrum sp. B1-46 genome:
- a CDS encoding S41 family peptidase, translating to MRKVSLVLLGAALGIGASALSTQTQLLSGTSAIAASAETYRQLSLFGDVFEKVRTDYVEKPEEAKLIESAVNGMLTSLDPHSSYMDAKAFRDMQTTTKGEFGGLGIEVTMEDGLIKVVSPIDDTPASKAGLLANDIITQIDEDQVQGLTLNQAVDKMRGPVNSTVKLKISRKEAKDPIDVSLTRDVIKIRPVRSKVESGDVGYVRLTQFNEQTYDGLKTAIDKLQSEIGGDKLKGYVLDLRNNPGGLLDQAVMVSDAFLDRGEIVSTRGRNPDETQRFSAKAGDLAKGKPIVVLVNGGAASASEIVAGALQDHKRATIMGTRSFGKGSVQSIIPLGGQGALRLTTARYYTPSGRSIQAKGIEPDQEVLQEVPDDLKGKDETKGEAGLKGHLKQKDTEERGGSSAYIPPDPAKDKQLIAAVDFLHGIQKGAANVTKPATQN from the coding sequence ATGCGCAAAGTGTCCCTCGTGTTGCTCGGCGCGGCCCTCGGCATCGGCGCCTCGGCCCTGTCGACCCAGACCCAACTCCTCTCCGGCACGAGCGCCATCGCGGCCTCGGCGGAAACCTACCGGCAGTTGAGCCTGTTCGGCGACGTGTTCGAGAAGGTGCGCACCGACTACGTCGAGAAGCCCGAGGAAGCGAAGCTGATCGAGTCGGCCGTCAACGGCATGCTGACCTCGCTCGACCCGCATTCCAGCTACATGGACGCGAAGGCCTTCCGCGACATGCAGACGACGACCAAGGGCGAGTTCGGTGGCCTCGGCATCGAGGTCACGATGGAGGACGGCCTGATCAAGGTCGTCTCGCCGATCGACGACACCCCCGCCTCCAAGGCCGGCCTGCTCGCCAACGACATCATCACCCAGATCGACGAGGATCAGGTCCAGGGCCTCACCCTGAACCAGGCCGTCGACAAGATGCGCGGCCCCGTGAACTCCACGGTGAAGCTGAAGATCTCCCGCAAGGAGGCCAAGGATCCGATCGACGTCTCGCTGACGCGCGACGTGATCAAGATCCGCCCCGTGCGCTCGAAGGTCGAGAGCGGCGATGTCGGCTACGTCCGCCTGACCCAGTTCAACGAGCAGACCTATGACGGCCTGAAGACCGCCATCGACAAGCTCCAGAGCGAGATCGGCGGCGACAAGCTCAAGGGCTACGTCCTCGACCTGCGCAACAATCCCGGCGGCCTCCTCGATCAGGCGGTGATGGTCTCCGACGCCTTCCTCGACCGCGGCGAGATCGTCTCGACCCGCGGCCGCAACCCGGACGAGACGCAGCGCTTCTCCGCCAAGGCCGGTGACCTGGCCAAGGGCAAGCCGATCGTCGTGCTGGTGAACGGCGGCGCGGCCTCGGCCTCCGAGATCGTGGCCGGCGCCCTGCAGGATCACAAGCGCGCGACCATCATGGGCACGCGCTCCTTCGGCAAGGGCTCGGTTCAGTCGATCATCCCGCTCGGCGGCCAGGGCGCCCTGCGCCTCACCACCGCGCGCTACTACACGCCGTCCGGCCGCTCGATCCAGGCCAAGGGCATCGAGCCAGATCAGGAGGTGCTGCAGGAAGTGCCCGACGATCTGAAGGGCAAGGACGAGACCAAGGGCGAGGCTGGCCTGAAGGGCCACCTGAAGCAGAAGGACACCGAGGAGCGCGGCGGTTCCTCGGCCTACATCCCGCCGGATCCGGCCAAGGACAAGCAGCTCATCGCCGCCGTCGACTTCCTGCACGGCATCCAGAAGGGTGCGGCCAACGTGACGAAGCCGGCCACGCAGAACTGA
- a CDS encoding divergent polysaccharide deacetylase family protein: protein MSDAADDILTKPLGVADKAARPRFALPPSAGMTAGAGVLALVLMAGGIALTGDPRGGEPRAQAQIEIREAPASRVTDVAPPAPKSPAQSASEVEQASGVTVFRPDGSTAPDAPVIIRVPNTSQVKLAPAPDPRLTERGRHGPLPRLGEGRLRPLDIYARPDEPGTGPRIAVLVSGLGIGENATLGAIARLPAAVSLALSPYGGDLEKTATRAREAGHEILLQLPMEPFDYPDSDPGPQTLLASARPGENLDRTAWAMSRFPGFIGAVNFMGAKLMSEPGALEPVLKDLSARGLGFVDDGAAAGSQAAGVAAKIKLPAARAEVVIDAVARPDAIDAELARVEALARQKGLVLASAGASPLTIDRLSRWSRDLEARGIRLVPVSAILRRPGSVAKLSSAVP, encoded by the coding sequence GTGAGCGACGCGGCCGACGACATCCTGACGAAGCCCCTCGGTGTCGCGGACAAGGCGGCCCGGCCGCGCTTCGCCCTGCCTCCGTCCGCAGGCATGACCGCCGGTGCCGGAGTCCTGGCGCTCGTCCTGATGGCGGGCGGCATCGCGCTCACCGGCGATCCCCGTGGCGGCGAGCCTCGGGCGCAGGCGCAGATCGAGATCCGCGAAGCCCCGGCCTCCCGCGTGACCGACGTGGCACCGCCCGCGCCGAAGAGTCCCGCCCAATCCGCGAGCGAGGTCGAGCAGGCCTCCGGCGTCACCGTCTTCCGCCCCGACGGCTCGACGGCACCCGACGCGCCGGTGATCATCCGCGTTCCGAATACCTCTCAGGTGAAGCTCGCGCCCGCGCCCGATCCGCGCCTGACCGAACGCGGGCGCCACGGCCCCCTGCCTCGCCTCGGCGAGGGTCGGCTCCGCCCCCTCGACATCTACGCTCGCCCGGACGAGCCTGGCACCGGGCCGCGCATCGCCGTCCTCGTCTCCGGTCTTGGGATCGGCGAGAACGCTACTCTCGGCGCCATCGCCCGGTTGCCCGCCGCGGTAAGCCTCGCGCTGTCGCCCTACGGCGGCGACCTGGAGAAGACCGCCACCCGCGCCCGCGAGGCCGGCCACGAGATCCTGCTCCAACTGCCGATGGAGCCGTTCGACTATCCCGACAGCGATCCCGGACCGCAGACGCTTCTGGCCTCGGCCCGACCGGGCGAGAACCTCGATCGGACAGCCTGGGCGATGAGCCGGTTTCCCGGTTTCATCGGCGCCGTGAACTTCATGGGCGCCAAGCTGATGAGCGAGCCCGGCGCCCTGGAGCCGGTCTTGAAGGATCTGTCCGCCCGCGGGCTCGGCTTCGTCGATGACGGGGCGGCCGCCGGCTCGCAGGCCGCGGGCGTCGCGGCCAAGATCAAGCTTCCGGCGGCCCGCGCCGAGGTGGTGATCGACGCCGTCGCCCGACCCGACGCCATCGACGCAGAACTCGCCCGCGTGGAGGCGCTCGCCCGGCAGAAGGGTCTCGTGCTGGCCTCCGCCGGCGCCTCGCCGCTGACGATCGACCGCCTGTCACGCTGGTCCCGCGATCTTGAGGCGCGGGGCATCCGGCTCGTGCCGGTCAGCGCGATCCTGCGCCGCCCTGGCAGCGTCGCCAAATTATCGAGCGCGGTCCCGTAG
- a CDS encoding MFS transporter, whose protein sequence is MHSPARAAPTRLDRKAVGAVVLGNALEFYDFTIYAFFAKSIGATFFPSDSPTDSLLASLALFGIGYVMRPVGGVLIGAFADRAGRKPAMLITIALMAVGMLMLAACPGTATIGGWAQVIVIVGRLIQGLALGGEVGPSTAFLIEAAPARHRGFVTSWQIASQGCAALFAGLFATVLTLILGEAAMADWGWRLMFGLGLLVVPVGLVIRSHLPETAGEGHDPAAAASTSAVLGRLLRRHGRMLALTFLVIAASTVSNAVGTNMPVYAGATLGLSEMAANAVPIALGLASVIFPLLGGWLADRFGRKPVMVWPRALILVLAVPAFLWMLREPTAFSVYAVTFLLSALSSINAAAIIVAIPEALPRAVRSAGLSVVYALSVSIFGGSTNYVVNWLIAATGDRMAPAYYLAAFSLVGTAAALLLPETRGRDIHVDTATRG, encoded by the coding sequence ATGCACTCGCCCGCCCGCGCCGCGCCGACGCGCCTCGACCGCAAGGCCGTGGGCGCTGTCGTGCTCGGCAACGCTCTCGAATTCTACGACTTCACCATCTACGCCTTCTTCGCCAAATCGATCGGCGCGACCTTCTTCCCCTCGGATAGCCCGACCGACAGCCTGCTCGCCTCGCTCGCCCTGTTTGGGATCGGCTACGTGATGCGGCCCGTGGGCGGGGTGCTGATCGGCGCGTTCGCCGATCGGGCCGGACGTAAGCCCGCCATGCTGATCACCATCGCGCTGATGGCGGTCGGCATGCTGATGCTGGCGGCTTGCCCCGGTACGGCGACCATCGGTGGCTGGGCGCAAGTGATCGTGATCGTCGGGCGGCTGATTCAGGGGCTGGCGCTCGGCGGCGAGGTCGGCCCCTCCACCGCCTTCCTGATCGAGGCCGCTCCGGCCCGTCACCGCGGCTTCGTCACGAGCTGGCAGATCGCCAGCCAGGGCTGCGCCGCGCTGTTCGCCGGCCTGTTCGCAACGGTGCTGACGCTGATCCTCGGCGAGGCGGCCATGGCCGATTGGGGCTGGCGGCTGATGTTCGGCCTCGGCCTCCTCGTCGTGCCGGTTGGCCTCGTGATCCGCAGTCATCTGCCCGAGACCGCGGGCGAGGGCCACGACCCCGCCGCCGCCGCCTCGACGAGCGCGGTGCTCGGCCGGCTGCTGCGCCGGCACGGGCGGATGCTCGCCCTCACCTTCCTCGTCATTGCCGCCTCCACCGTGTCGAACGCGGTGGGCACCAACATGCCGGTCTATGCCGGGGCGACACTCGGCCTCTCGGAGATGGCCGCGAACGCCGTGCCGATCGCGCTGGGGCTCGCCTCGGTGATCTTCCCGCTGCTGGGCGGCTGGCTCGCCGACCGGTTCGGGCGCAAGCCGGTCATGGTCTGGCCGCGGGCGCTGATCCTCGTGCTCGCCGTGCCGGCCTTCCTGTGGATGCTGCGGGAGCCCACCGCGTTCAGCGTCTACGCCGTCACCTTCCTGCTCTCGGCCCTGTCCTCGATCAACGCGGCCGCGATCATCGTCGCCATTCCCGAGGCCTTGCCGCGGGCGGTGCGCAGCGCCGGGCTGTCCGTCGTCTACGCCCTGTCCGTTTCGATCTTCGGCGGCAGCACCAACTACGTCGTGAACTGGCTGATCGCCGCCACCGGCGACCGGATGGCGCCGGCCTACTACCTCGCCGCCTTCAGCCTCGTCGGCACCGCCGCCGCCCTGTTGCTACCGGAGACGCGGGGCCGCGACATCCATGTCGATACGGCGACACGCGGATGA
- a CDS encoding murein hydrolase activator EnvC encodes MRSPVTADPRPTTRTAKPTALLMALACLAGSLALPVRAQTTPDPEAMRRTQEERDRRAQNLKQIEDALAASSGNRAALESEIAAIGSDRTKLSAALLDAGRQAQATEDRMNRLEERLRALTDSDAAIRKSLEARRAVIAEILAALQRMGRRPPPAVLVRPEDVLAAIRTSMMLGAVVPELRGEADTLAGDLTELVRVRGLIAADREALKKDLAGWAAERQRLDALIAARRSRQAEVETSLTAERQKSAELGAQAKSLKDLVERMESELSSARRAADAVRAAAEREQRAIQEKFAAASARDPARLTPKVKFTEARGDLPRPVSGTLVRGFNQPDGQGGTTRGISLRTRAKAVVSSPADGWVSFAGPFRSYGRLLIINAGDGYYLLLAGMDQINVEVGQFVLAGEPVAVMGEGSGPPASTPANVTQAASQKDDDRIDPVLYVEFRKDGGSIDPEPWWARSSSEKVRG; translated from the coding sequence ATGAGATCACCGGTGACCGCCGACCCGAGGCCGACGACCCGAACGGCCAAGCCCACTGCCCTGCTGATGGCGCTCGCCTGCCTCGCTGGCAGCCTCGCCCTGCCCGTGCGCGCGCAGACGACACCCGATCCGGAGGCGATGCGGCGCACGCAGGAGGAGCGGGACCGGCGCGCCCAGAACCTCAAGCAGATCGAGGACGCGCTGGCGGCCAGCAGCGGCAACCGGGCGGCGCTCGAGTCCGAAATCGCCGCGATCGGCTCCGACCGGACCAAGCTCAGCGCTGCCCTGCTCGATGCCGGACGCCAGGCACAGGCGACCGAGGACCGGATGAACCGGCTGGAGGAGCGCCTGCGGGCGCTCACCGACAGCGACGCGGCGATCCGCAAGTCGCTGGAGGCGCGCCGGGCAGTGATCGCTGAGATTCTGGCCGCGCTCCAGCGCATGGGCCGCCGCCCGCCGCCCGCCGTTCTGGTGCGCCCCGAGGATGTGCTGGCGGCGATCCGCACCTCGATGATGCTCGGTGCCGTGGTGCCGGAGCTGCGTGGCGAGGCGGATACGCTGGCCGGCGACCTCACCGAGCTGGTGCGGGTGCGCGGCCTCATCGCCGCCGACCGCGAGGCGCTGAAGAAGGATCTCGCGGGCTGGGCCGCCGAGCGCCAGCGCCTCGACGCGCTGATCGCCGCCCGCCGCAGCCGTCAGGCGGAGGTCGAGACGAGCCTCACCGCCGAGCGCCAGAAGAGCGCCGAACTCGGCGCCCAAGCCAAGTCCCTCAAGGATCTCGTGGAGCGGATGGAGAGCGAGCTGTCGAGCGCGCGCCGCGCCGCCGACGCGGTGCGCGCCGCCGCCGAGCGGGAGCAGCGGGCGATCCAGGAAAAGTTCGCCGCGGCCAGTGCCCGCGATCCGGCGCGGTTGACGCCGAAAGTGAAGTTCACGGAAGCCCGCGGCGATCTGCCCAGGCCGGTGAGCGGCACGCTCGTGCGCGGCTTCAACCAGCCCGACGGCCAGGGCGGCACCACCCGCGGGATCTCGCTGCGGACGCGGGCCAAGGCGGTCGTGTCCTCCCCGGCGGACGGCTGGGTGTCGTTCGCCGGCCCCTTCCGCTCCTACGGCCGACTCTTGATCATCAATGCGGGCGACGGCTACTATCTGTTGCTCGCGGGGATGGATCAGATCAACGTCGAGGTCGGCCAGTTCGTACTGGCGGGCGAACCGGTGGCCGTGATGGGCGAGGGCAGCGGCCCCCCGGCAAGCACGCCAGCGAACGTGACGCAGGCTGCGTCACAGAAGGACGATGATCGGATTGATCCCGTCCTGTACGTCGAGTTCAGAAAAGACGGCGGCTCCATCGATCCGGAGCCGTGGTGGGCGAGAAGTTCCAGCGAGAAGGTTCGCGGATAA
- the rlmH gene encoding 23S rRNA (pseudouridine(1915)-N(3))-methyltransferase RlmH — MRLLVVAIGRLKNGPERDLAARYRERAVALGRSLGVAACELAEIPESRARRTADRVAEEAAAILALVPADAAVIACDERGRSDWPSERIADKIGAWRDAGRSSLVLVIGGADGLHESVRARADHILAFGAATLPHGLVRVLALEQVYRALTILAGHPYHRGDPEA, encoded by the coding sequence TTGCGCCTGCTCGTCGTCGCCATCGGACGCCTGAAGAACGGGCCGGAGCGGGATCTCGCCGCCCGCTACCGCGAGCGCGCCGTCGCGCTCGGCAGGAGCCTCGGCGTCGCGGCCTGCGAGCTTGCCGAGATTCCCGAATCGCGCGCGCGCCGGACCGCCGACCGCGTCGCCGAGGAAGCGGCCGCGATCCTCGCCCTCGTGCCGGCCGACGCGGCGGTGATCGCCTGCGACGAGCGCGGCCGCTCCGACTGGCCGAGCGAGCGGATCGCGGACAAAATCGGGGCGTGGCGCGACGCGGGGCGGAGCAGCCTCGTTCTCGTCATCGGCGGGGCCGACGGCCTTCACGAGAGCGTGCGGGCACGCGCCGACCATATTCTCGCCTTCGGAGCGGCGACACTGCCGCACGGTCTGGTGCGCGTGCTCGCCCTCGAGCAGGTCTACCGGGCCCTGACCATCCTGGCCGGACACCCCTACCACCGGGGCGATCCCGAGGCATGA